Proteins found in one Leptospira ellinghausenii genomic segment:
- a CDS encoding TetR/AcrR family transcriptional regulator, translating to MVANKRKGKAKTISRVGRPNKMNSVNVREALIQAGVELLETTSLEEISLRKVAAKAGVSHVASYHHFENKHALFSAIAEIGFQKYFESYQKELEKTEKDFKGRYRSLGWTYFQFIMNNRQFARIMFGGMGVESNLNPTLSSVSRRTYRQLHEIIKMGQNLGHLEKGQTREKTLASWAMIHGIAMLFLEGRLQMKNDINEMEKFIQTVTEYAYNGMKT from the coding sequence ATGGTAGCAAATAAACGAAAAGGGAAAGCCAAAACAATCTCACGAGTTGGACGTCCGAACAAAATGAACAGCGTTAATGTTCGCGAGGCGCTGATCCAAGCGGGTGTCGAATTATTAGAAACTACTTCTCTGGAAGAAATTTCCTTACGAAAGGTTGCTGCAAAAGCAGGTGTCAGCCACGTAGCAAGTTACCATCATTTCGAAAACAAACATGCTTTATTTTCTGCAATCGCAGAGATTGGTTTTCAAAAATACTTTGAATCCTATCAAAAGGAATTAGAAAAAACAGAAAAAGACTTCAAAGGTCGTTACCGATCACTTGGTTGGACTTATTTTCAGTTCATCATGAATAATCGTCAATTCGCAAGGATTATGTTTGGTGGTATGGGAGTTGAATCTAACCTCAATCCCACTTTGTCTTCTGTCTCAAGAAGAACCTATCGCCAATTACACGAAATCATCAAAATGGGACAAAACTTAGGTCATTTAGAAAAAGGACAAACTAGAGAAAAAACCTTAGCTTCCTGGGCGATGATCCACGGCATTGCTATGTTGTTCTTGGAAGGTCGATTACAAATGAAAAATGATATAAACGAGATGGAAAAGTTTATCCAAACTGTTACTGAATATGCATATAATGGTATGAAAACTTAG
- a CDS encoding neutral/alkaline ceramidase, which produces MKSQISPLVRVSVSIVSFLFVLACSDKKPSQSAILGLVGTDQLEQSNGMNSELNSGSGFSRSVAPSLGSSPYLVGVGISDITGPAAEVGMMGFAETAQKTEGIYMRLWSRAYIIGDASKRVVFVSADLGMIFQSIKQAVSKKIATDGELAPYYSEANVLLSATHTHSGPGGYSHYFLYNATTAGFIKENFDVIVNGIYRSIKLAHQNLVPGNVYINQGELTDASKNRSIEAYDKNPASERNFYSSNVDQTMTLLKLVASDGRELGMVNWFAVHPTNVGPSNKLIGGDNKGLASYLFEKTKGTNYSANQTFVAAFAQSNAGDVTPNLWGPADGVNDYVRQNIIADKQYQKAVSLYQSANTQLTGSVDFRHTYVNFSNLYVSSVGTTTCPAGMGASFSAGSVEDNAVSVDFFDEGTTVDSLDWNTNTADAFKASFLGGALGVLWPTSVSESYKLCHAEKPVLIPTGVASFDGNPWTPPVIPIQIVKIGNLSILAIPAEVSTMAGRRIRSLVKNIMQNDYTVISALANSYTSYLTTREEYSSQQYEGASTQFGPHTLKAYEQEFGKLASALRNGVSVPSGPTPADLTNNQATFQTGVVFDDVPLFKSFGNVITQPSPSYASGAKVTAVFWGAHPKNNMLIGSSFVDIERQNGSTWTVVARDNDPSTTYRWQRDGIAYSKITTSWDSTSYPKGTYRIRHRGHWKSGWTGAISAYQGVTNNFTIQ; this is translated from the coding sequence ATGAAATCCCAAATAAGTCCCTTGGTTCGCGTGAGTGTATCCATCGTGTCCTTTCTTTTTGTATTGGCTTGTTCAGACAAAAAGCCGTCCCAGTCCGCCATACTTGGTTTAGTTGGAACCGACCAATTGGAACAATCGAATGGTATGAATTCGGAACTTAATTCTGGTTCTGGCTTCAGTCGTTCTGTAGCTCCAAGTCTCGGTTCTTCACCTTACTTAGTTGGTGTTGGAATATCTGATATTACTGGTCCTGCCGCAGAAGTTGGTATGATGGGATTTGCAGAGACTGCACAAAAGACGGAAGGGATTTATATGCGTCTCTGGTCAAGAGCATACATCATTGGCGATGCTTCCAAACGTGTTGTGTTTGTCAGTGCTGATTTAGGAATGATTTTCCAATCCATCAAACAAGCAGTAAGTAAAAAAATTGCGACTGATGGGGAACTTGCACCATATTATTCAGAAGCCAATGTTTTATTATCTGCGACTCACACTCATAGTGGGCCAGGTGGTTATTCTCATTATTTTTTATACAATGCCACAACTGCAGGTTTCATTAAAGAAAACTTTGATGTGATCGTAAATGGAATTTACCGATCAATCAAATTAGCACATCAGAATTTAGTTCCAGGAAATGTTTATATCAACCAAGGAGAACTCACTGATGCGAGTAAAAACCGATCTATTGAAGCATATGATAAAAATCCTGCTAGTGAACGTAATTTTTATTCATCCAATGTCGACCAAACAATGACACTATTAAAATTAGTGGCTTCTGATGGAAGAGAACTTGGGATGGTAAACTGGTTTGCTGTTCATCCAACAAATGTTGGACCCTCTAATAAACTCATCGGTGGAGACAATAAAGGATTGGCTTCCTATTTGTTTGAGAAAACAAAGGGAACTAACTATTCTGCAAACCAAACCTTTGTCGCTGCCTTTGCTCAGTCAAACGCGGGTGATGTAACTCCAAATTTATGGGGACCTGCTGATGGTGTGAATGATTATGTTAGGCAGAATATCATTGCAGATAAACAATACCAAAAAGCTGTCAGTTTATACCAATCTGCAAATACTCAATTGACTGGATCCGTTGATTTTCGTCATACATATGTTAACTTTTCTAATCTCTATGTTAGTAGCGTAGGAACCACAACTTGTCCTGCCGGTATGGGTGCATCTTTTTCTGCTGGTAGTGTTGAAGACAATGCTGTCTCAGTTGATTTTTTTGATGAAGGAACTACTGTAGATTCTTTAGATTGGAATACAAATACTGCTGATGCATTCAAAGCGAGTTTTCTTGGAGGGGCACTCGGAGTATTATGGCCAACTTCAGTGAGTGAATCATATAAGTTATGTCATGCGGAAAAACCAGTACTCATTCCAACGGGTGTAGCAAGTTTTGATGGAAATCCTTGGACACCACCTGTCATTCCGATTCAAATTGTCAAAATTGGAAATTTATCGATTTTAGCAATACCTGCAGAGGTCTCAACGATGGCTGGGAGAAGAATCCGTTCTCTTGTAAAAAATATAATGCAAAACGATTATACGGTCATTTCAGCACTAGCCAATTCATACACTTCCTACCTCACGACAAGAGAAGAATATTCTTCCCAACAGTATGAAGGTGCATCTACTCAATTTGGACCACACACACTAAAAGCTTATGAACAAGAATTCGGAAAATTGGCATCCGCTTTACGAAATGGCGTATCTGTTCCTAGTGGTCCAACCCCAGCAGATCTGACAAATAACCAAGCTACATTCCAAACTGGAGTTGTATTTGATGATGTTCCCTTATTTAAAAGTTTTGGAAATGTGATAACACAACCGTCTCCTAGTTATGCAAGTGGAGCTAAAGTAACAGCTGTTTTCTGGGGTGCTCATCCAAAAAACAATATGTTAATTGGAAGTAGCTTTGTTGACATTGAACGACAAAACGGTTCAACATGGACAGTGGTTGCCCGAGATAACGATCCATCTACCACTTATAGATGGCAACGAGATGGAATCGCATATTCGAAAATTACAACATCCTGGGATTCTACTTCGTATCCAAAAGGAACTTACCGCATTCGCCATCGTGGACACTGGAAATCGGGTTGGACTGGTGCCATCAGTGCCTACCAAGGAGTGACAAACAATTTTACGATCCAATAG
- a CDS encoding NmrA family transcriptional regulator has protein sequence MKPLNIILGSSGKTGSRIVKKLNQLDIPIRLGSRKSNPSFDWEKTESWETLIKGVDHIYISYQLDLAVPTSIHHIQTLVDLAIKCKVKRLVLLSGRGEPEAITCEKLVQGSGLEWTILRSSWFFQNFSEGMFLDAILQRKIIFPKIKIKEPFIDLDDLTDLTVDSLVNQKHVGKLYELTGPTLYSFEETFRFIANEIKESIPFEEIPLQDYISMLGDFGLSKETIWLIQYLFETVLDGRNEFIRNDFETAMGRKPKDFKYYVKEPAKSGVWNSKF, from the coding sequence ATGAAACCATTAAATATAATATTAGGTTCCAGTGGAAAAACTGGAAGTAGAATCGTAAAGAAACTTAACCAATTGGATATTCCGATTCGGTTGGGATCAAGAAAATCCAATCCTTCCTTTGATTGGGAAAAAACTGAATCTTGGGAAACACTGATAAAAGGTGTAGATCATATTTACATTTCCTACCAACTCGATTTGGCGGTTCCAACATCAATACATCATATACAAACATTAGTTGATCTTGCTATAAAATGTAAGGTCAAACGTCTTGTACTACTGTCAGGTAGAGGTGAACCTGAGGCAATCACTTGCGAGAAGTTAGTGCAAGGATCTGGATTGGAATGGACAATCTTACGTTCGAGTTGGTTTTTTCAAAATTTCAGTGAAGGTATGTTTTTGGATGCAATTTTACAGAGAAAAATCATTTTTCCGAAAATCAAAATTAAGGAACCATTTATTGATTTAGATGATCTAACAGATCTAACTGTCGACTCTCTCGTAAATCAAAAACATGTTGGAAAACTTTATGAATTAACTGGACCAACTCTTTATAGTTTTGAGGAAACATTTAGGTTCATTGCAAATGAAATCAAGGAGTCGATTCCTTTTGAGGAAATTCCGCTTCAGGATTATATTTCAATGTTAGGTGATTTTGGATTGTCCAAGGAAACGATTTGGCTCATCCAATATTTGTTTGAAACTGTGTTAGATGGTAGAAACGAATTTATCCGAAATGACTTTGAAACCGCGATGGGAAGAAAACCAAAAGATTTCAAATATTATGTAAAAGAACCAGCAAAATCAGGAGTTTGGAATTCCAAATTTTGA
- a CDS encoding helix-turn-helix domain-containing protein, which yields MSRPNPKIPKDLQYIAKDIFIFESMTSKKEVLPFFADGFPGLVFFHSNAPVKVIVGKISKIMDPVFIYGQTLEPIQIEIEGPYFFVMVQLFPSFVEASFGNPIAELTNSCWTIQKSEWINESKFHKAIQQHSTTLAEEAILEYLQKRSKGFLPDLILHSCLQTIIDTNGNCEIFKIASDFKMSERTMQRKFQNFVGLTPKQFATIIRFQTSLFEMSAGKKSKLTDIAYNIGYADQSHFIRQFKSFTKEKPFQFREKK from the coding sequence ATGTCTCGTCCAAATCCAAAAATTCCAAAAGATTTACAATACATAGCAAAAGATATTTTTATTTTTGAATCAATGACTTCCAAAAAAGAAGTATTACCTTTTTTTGCTGATGGTTTTCCAGGACTTGTTTTTTTTCATTCAAATGCTCCTGTAAAAGTCATTGTTGGTAAAATTTCCAAAATTATGGATCCTGTATTCATATACGGCCAAACATTGGAACCAATTCAGATTGAAATAGAAGGCCCATATTTTTTTGTGATGGTCCAACTGTTCCCAAGTTTTGTCGAGGCATCTTTTGGAAATCCCATTGCAGAACTAACGAATTCCTGTTGGACAATCCAAAAATCGGAATGGATAAATGAATCAAAATTTCATAAGGCAATACAACAACATTCAACTACCTTGGCAGAAGAAGCAATTTTAGAATATCTTCAAAAAAGGTCGAAAGGTTTTTTGCCTGATTTGATTTTACATTCTTGTTTACAAACAATCATCGATACTAACGGGAATTGTGAAATATTTAAGATCGCGAGTGATTTTAAAATGTCGGAACGTACCATGCAACGGAAATTCCAAAATTTCGTTGGACTCACTCCCAAACAATTCGCAACAATCATTCGTTTCCAAACTAGTTTGTTTGAAATGAGTGCAGGTAAAAAATCAAAGTTAACTGATATCGCATATAATATTGGGTATGCCGATCAATCTCATTTTATCAGACAGTTTAAATCATTTACAAAAGAAAAACCATTTCAATTTAGAGAAAAAAAATGA
- a CDS encoding oxidoreductase has translation MNTAFTPIQLGNVTVPNRFLMGSMHLGVEGETGVAHRMATFYGKRFEGGVGMIVTGGISVNEEGKGSKSFFQFLDPVHANELKLLNEALKGKGVMCAQLFHAGRYAFDRNCVAPSAIRAPINRYVPRALTEDECWKTIEDFGRSAKIAHEVGFGAVEIMGSEGYLLNQFFSPVTNHRDDYFGGDANRRMNFSIEVLRVVKKNLPEGFPIIFRMSGIDLIPGNPSFEEVIGLSNALRDENVTALNIGIGWHESRIPTISQLVPRGAWVPIARRIKEHTPGVPIIASNRVNDASTIEKVFSEQSVDMISMARPFLADPKIVQKLSNGNSARINTCVACNQACLDHAFQEKHVSCIVNPVAMNEDKYNFKKTTHPKNVLVIGTGPAGLEAARVAKELGHDVSIFEKRNQIGGQFQLASHIPGKSEFKETIRYFKNELNAIGVKIHLNTEATIENIKAKNSDVVIFASGVIPREFHLKGLELLPHGSYADYLTGKFVPGKAVAVIGGGGIGVDVAHRLTEENDPTLESYNQKYNINSFTNAVIQTAKAKRKVGVFRRNGKHGAGLGPTTFWALKQELESEGVEFFQGLTYKEVTKDGLVVVFKSGEEFLYPCDSIVLCVGQEKEDSLYEQYVKQSQNQKIILIGGAKDAKNIDAKRAFFEGLEAAYNI, from the coding sequence ATGAATACAGCCTTTACACCGATCCAACTTGGAAATGTGACAGTACCCAATCGATTTTTAATGGGTTCTATGCACCTAGGAGTGGAAGGAGAGACTGGGGTTGCCCATCGAATGGCTACATTTTATGGCAAACGATTTGAAGGTGGAGTCGGAATGATTGTCACTGGTGGGATCAGTGTCAATGAAGAAGGGAAGGGATCAAAATCATTTTTTCAATTTTTAGACCCAGTTCACGCAAATGAACTCAAATTACTCAATGAAGCCCTGAAAGGAAAAGGGGTAATGTGTGCGCAGTTATTTCATGCTGGTAGATACGCATTTGACCGAAACTGTGTTGCTCCATCTGCCATAAGAGCACCAATCAATCGTTATGTGCCAAGAGCGCTAACAGAAGATGAATGTTGGAAAACAATCGAAGATTTTGGACGTTCTGCAAAAATTGCCCACGAAGTTGGATTTGGTGCCGTGGAAATTATGGGGAGTGAAGGTTATTTACTAAATCAATTTTTTTCACCAGTGACAAATCATCGTGATGATTATTTTGGTGGTGATGCCAATCGCCGAATGAATTTTTCGATCGAAGTATTACGTGTTGTCAAAAAAAATCTTCCAGAAGGATTTCCCATTATATTCCGAATGTCTGGCATTGATTTGATACCAGGGAATCCTAGTTTTGAAGAAGTGATAGGATTATCAAATGCCTTACGTGATGAAAATGTGACAGCTCTAAATATTGGAATTGGATGGCATGAATCTAGAATCCCTACCATAAGCCAACTTGTACCGAGAGGAGCATGGGTTCCCATCGCACGTCGCATCAAAGAACACACTCCGGGAGTACCGATCATTGCTTCCAATCGTGTAAACGATGCATCCACGATTGAAAAAGTATTTTCCGAACAAAGTGTAGATATGATTTCAATGGCAAGGCCGTTTTTAGCTGATCCAAAAATTGTTCAAAAGTTATCTAACGGAAATTCTGCAAGAATCAATACTTGTGTTGCTTGTAACCAAGCATGCCTCGACCATGCGTTCCAAGAAAAACATGTTTCTTGTATCGTGAATCCTGTGGCAATGAATGAAGATAAGTATAACTTCAAAAAAACTACACATCCCAAAAATGTTTTAGTGATTGGGACAGGACCTGCTGGTTTGGAAGCAGCAAGAGTCGCAAAAGAATTAGGCCATGATGTTAGCATCTTTGAAAAAAGAAACCAAATTGGAGGTCAGTTCCAATTGGCATCACATATACCAGGAAAGTCAGAATTTAAAGAAACCATTCGTTATTTCAAAAATGAACTGAATGCGATTGGTGTAAAAATTCATTTAAACACCGAAGCAACAATCGAAAACATCAAAGCAAAAAACTCTGATGTGGTTATCTTTGCAAGTGGAGTAATCCCACGTGAATTCCATTTAAAAGGATTAGAATTATTGCCGCATGGAAGTTATGCAGATTACTTAACAGGTAAATTTGTTCCTGGAAAAGCGGTCGCTGTGATTGGTGGCGGAGGAATTGGAGTAGACGTTGCTCATCGTTTAACAGAAGAAAATGATCCAACGCTTGAATCGTACAATCAAAAATACAATATAAATTCATTTACGAATGCTGTAATCCAAACTGCAAAAGCGAAACGCAAGGTAGGAGTTTTTCGTAGGAATGGAAAACATGGCGCAGGTTTAGGACCTACCACGTTTTGGGCTCTAAAACAAGAGTTAGAATCAGAAGGAGTTGAGTTTTTCCAAGGATTAACATATAAGGAAGTTACAAAAGATGGACTTGTTGTTGTATTTAAAAGTGGAGAAGAGTTTTTATATCCTTGTGATTCGATCGTCTTATGTGTTGGCCAGGAAAAAGAAGATTCATTGTATGAACAATACGTAAAACAATCTCAAAACCAAAAAATCATTTTAATCGGTGGAGCAAAGGATGCAAAAAACATCGATGCAAAACGAGCATTTTTCGAAGGACTAGAAGCAGCATATAACATTTAA
- a CDS encoding cellulase family glycosylhydrolase, protein MDQQIKRNYNWRQIVSCLVTTLCLLCAPTSEGPKLLLPFVQTSQTETNFGAQILGSDKSITESTNLNHDLNYLNSAETRELFVSNKSFENKTDAIWIDGLGRETTFRGFNVSGNVKLVEHGFKPFQNTNDIEFALNGLTKTTGSNIIRYTIAWEGVHPDVDKIDYSYLDEVISQIKKVTSKNIYVLLDYHQDLFSRHLFNQNSWHTGNGAPLWITKNGNYPKEYCGIVCASWSQNNLTNEAIRRAFRNFWNNAPVNTSSGVRYMQTEYLWQIEKTVSYIKNQLSPEEFSYVIGLDPLNEPVDGGMEGLTPKRWDNEKLWPMYQKIRTILNQNGWANKWVFAEPLVFWNTNIGSAIAPATGGGHLNAPPGQGFVFNSHFYDAGRMGTDLTGIDNATYFKYLDEIRTEARFLKIPMFLSEFGMWLKGTGAKDTPRMINAVYQAMEISDKEQSTKTRFADFYNPVVSGTQWHWDYYYDHHAEYKNGNPNKLVTTKDAWNDEDFSVVGNYGTSLNVDPFVISRAYVRKSQGRLITSHYNAIGFDTWNKMFSWAAIKPGNNEAKQFGDKRFLIVIWRGRNSDAPSEFYLPPHFDPSKVIVMTEKKLYTGAIPNVPTNQPNEVVITADPKREIGAGNVLYLWDDLDLDENQSSSYHYALVVNKENTTYPTATLQELQSKLNQRILVEGKSPIYLIGKMTYGGYPNE, encoded by the coding sequence ATGGACCAACAAATCAAACGAAACTATAATTGGAGACAAATTGTAAGCTGTCTAGTAACAACCTTATGTTTGTTATGTGCTCCAACGAGCGAAGGACCCAAACTCCTACTTCCATTTGTTCAAACATCCCAAACGGAAACAAACTTTGGTGCTCAGATTTTGGGTAGTGATAAGTCCATAACAGAATCTACAAATTTGAACCATGATTTAAATTATCTCAATTCCGCAGAAACTCGTGAGTTATTTGTTTCCAATAAATCATTTGAAAATAAAACGGATGCGATTTGGATTGATGGACTTGGCCGCGAAACAACATTCCGAGGGTTTAATGTATCTGGTAACGTTAAATTAGTCGAACATGGATTCAAACCGTTTCAGAATACAAATGATATTGAATTTGCTTTGAATGGATTGACGAAGACAACTGGTTCTAATATCATTCGATACACAATTGCATGGGAAGGTGTTCATCCAGATGTAGATAAAATTGATTATTCATATTTGGATGAAGTGATTTCTCAAATCAAGAAAGTAACTTCGAAAAATATTTACGTTCTACTCGATTACCACCAAGATTTGTTCTCAAGACACTTATTCAATCAGAACTCCTGGCATACGGGAAATGGTGCACCTTTATGGATTACTAAAAATGGAAATTATCCAAAGGAATACTGTGGTATTGTATGCGCTAGTTGGAGTCAAAATAATTTAACAAACGAAGCAATCAGAAGAGCCTTTAGAAATTTTTGGAACAATGCTCCCGTAAATACATCATCAGGTGTTCGTTATATGCAAACGGAATACCTTTGGCAAATTGAAAAAACAGTTTCTTATATCAAAAATCAATTATCACCAGAAGAGTTTTCTTACGTCATAGGACTAGATCCATTGAATGAACCAGTGGATGGCGGAATGGAAGGTTTAACCCCAAAACGCTGGGATAATGAAAAACTTTGGCCCATGTACCAAAAAATTAGAACCATCCTCAATCAAAATGGTTGGGCAAACAAATGGGTTTTTGCGGAACCGCTTGTGTTTTGGAATACAAACATTGGTTCTGCGATTGCACCTGCTACTGGAGGGGGACATTTAAATGCTCCTCCCGGACAAGGGTTTGTCTTCAATTCACATTTTTATGATGCAGGGAGGATGGGAACAGATTTAACCGGAATCGACAATGCCACATATTTTAAATACTTAGATGAAATTAGAACAGAAGCAAGGTTTTTAAAAATACCTATGTTTCTCAGTGAATTTGGCATGTGGTTAAAAGGAACTGGTGCCAAAGACACTCCTCGTATGATCAATGCGGTATACCAAGCTATGGAAATTTCCGACAAAGAACAATCGACAAAAACCAGATTTGCCGATTTTTACAATCCAGTTGTTTCAGGTACTCAGTGGCATTGGGATTATTATTATGACCACCATGCTGAATACAAAAATGGAAATCCTAACAAACTTGTTACAACCAAGGATGCATGGAATGATGAAGACTTCTCTGTGGTTGGAAATTATGGAACCAGTTTGAATGTAGATCCATTTGTCATCTCAAGAGCTTATGTTCGTAAATCACAAGGCCGTTTAATCACCAGTCATTACAATGCAATTGGGTTTGATACTTGGAATAAAATGTTTTCTTGGGCAGCAATCAAACCAGGTAACAATGAAGCCAAACAATTTGGAGACAAACGATTTTTGATCGTCATTTGGAGAGGACGGAATTCCGATGCACCTTCCGAATTTTATCTACCACCACATTTTGATCCTTCTAAAGTCATCGTGATGACTGAAAAAAAATTATACACAGGTGCAATACCAAATGTTCCAACAAACCAGCCAAACGAAGTTGTGATCACGGCTGATCCAAAACGGGAAATAGGAGCTGGAAATGTTTTATACCTTTGGGATGATTTGGACTTAGATGAAAACCAATCTTCTTCCTATCATTATGCACTCGTTGTGAACAAAGAAAACACAACATATCCAACTGCTACCTTACAAGAACTCCAATCAAAGTTAAACCAAAGGATTCTAGTAGAAGGAAAAAGCCCGATTTACCTCATCGGTAAGATGACTTACGGTGGTTACCCAAACGAATGA
- a CDS encoding LLM class flavin-dependent oxidoreductase: MKLSILDLVFINQGQTTKEAIQNSVRVAKAVETFGYHRIWIAEHHNFPSIASAATSVVIGHLAEQTKSIRVGAGGIMLPNHSPLVIAEQFGTLESLYPNRIDLGLGRAPGTDQLTLRALRRDPMASQHFPEDVKELLEYLSSDRKDGMVNAIPGYGTNVPVWILGSSLFGAQLAALLGLPFAFASHFAPTYLKDAVTIYKKQFRPSQYLQSPYAMIAMNVVAADTDEEANYLFTSVEQSFLGILRNKRAPFPPPVLSMDDFWSEQEKQMAKQMLSVSAVGSKETIVQKINKIQDEIQADELIVVSSVFDIDKRIRSFEILMEVQEQIFDPSTARAVKN; the protein is encoded by the coding sequence GTGAAACTTTCAATCTTAGATTTAGTTTTTATCAACCAAGGCCAGACAACTAAAGAAGCAATTCAAAATAGTGTGCGTGTGGCAAAGGCAGTAGAAACATTTGGTTATCATCGAATATGGATCGCAGAACATCATAATTTCCCTTCCATTGCTAGTGCTGCAACATCAGTTGTCATCGGTCATTTAGCGGAACAAACAAAATCCATTCGTGTAGGAGCTGGGGGCATCATGTTACCAAACCACTCCCCACTCGTGATTGCTGAACAATTTGGAACATTAGAAAGTTTATATCCGAACCGGATTGATTTAGGGTTGGGCAGAGCTCCAGGGACAGACCAACTCACCTTACGCGCATTACGTAGAGACCCTATGGCATCTCAACATTTCCCTGAAGATGTCAAAGAACTTTTAGAATATTTGTCTTCTGACAGAAAAGATGGAATGGTAAATGCAATCCCAGGTTATGGAACCAATGTTCCTGTTTGGATTTTGGGTTCTAGTTTATTTGGAGCTCAACTTGCGGCACTACTTGGTTTACCATTTGCATTTGCATCTCATTTTGCTCCTACCTATTTAAAAGATGCCGTTACAATCTATAAAAAACAATTTCGTCCATCGCAATACTTACAATCCCCCTATGCCATGATTGCAATGAATGTTGTGGCAGCCGACACTGACGAAGAAGCGAATTATCTATTCACAAGTGTCGAACAGTCATTTCTCGGTATACTCAGAAATAAACGTGCTCCTTTTCCACCTCCTGTTCTATCAATGGATGATTTTTGGTCTGAACAAGAGAAACAAATGGCAAAACAAATGTTATCCGTTTCAGCGGTAGGATCGAAAGAGACAATTGTCCAGAAAATAAACAAAATCCAAGATGAGATCCAAGCTGATGAATTGATTGTAGTATCCTCTGTTTTCGACATAGATAAAAGAATCCGTTCGTTTGAGATCCTGATGGAAGTCCAAGAACAAATTTTTGATCCCTCTACCGCGAGAGCTGTGAAAAATTAG
- a CDS encoding TetR/AcrR family transcriptional regulator, translating into MDKLVDASLSPDLASRPFKFTSKQGRNRRTQLLSIAFELLKEKKPEEISFADICKKAKIPRPSAYHFFPNVEAIFHGIRLLHSEGMVEKLTALKKETFKTWKEYIERSIDVAIEVTNSEIAFPRLIYGYRMSNPDMRLVGQELDIKLANLTKQGLIERFHLPNLDTLDQIFGVAISIPDSLLKLSYRTYGDFTPWMVAEAKKATISYLLNYFPEVCEPRK; encoded by the coding sequence ATGGATAAATTGGTAGACGCATCCCTCTCTCCTGACCTTGCTTCAAGGCCGTTTAAATTCACAAGTAAACAGGGAAGGAACCGACGTACCCAATTGTTATCAATTGCTTTTGAACTTTTAAAAGAAAAAAAACCAGAAGAGATTAGTTTTGCGGATATTTGCAAAAAAGCCAAAATTCCGAGACCTTCCGCTTACCATTTTTTCCCTAATGTTGAGGCAATTTTCCATGGAATCCGATTGTTACATTCAGAAGGTATGGTTGAAAAACTCACTGCCTTAAAAAAGGAAACTTTCAAAACATGGAAAGAATACATTGAAAGATCCATTGATGTGGCCATAGAAGTAACAAATTCCGAGATCGCCTTCCCTCGGTTAATTTATGGGTATCGAATGAGTAATCCTGATATGAGATTAGTTGGCCAGGAATTAGATATAAAATTAGCAAATCTCACCAAACAAGGTTTAATTGAAAGATTCCATTTACCAAATTTAGATACCCTAGACCAAATATTTGGGGTTGCTATTTCGATTCCCGATTCTTTGTTAAAACTCTCTTATCGGACCTACGGAGACTTTACTCCTTGGATGGTAGCAGAAGCAAAAAAAGCCACAATATCCTACTTATTAAACTATTTTCCTGAAGTTTGTGAACCAAGAAAATAA